Within Coprobacter tertius, the genomic segment AGCCGGCATGCTGGATACAACGAATGATGACGGAGAAACCCCTCTGATTATAGCCTGTATGAAAGGAAATCTCATGGTTGCTAAACTACTGATAGATGCAGGTGCAGATGTGGATAAAGCCCTTTTAAACGGAACCAGACCACTACACTTTGCCGCATGGTCGGGCAATAAGTTCATCGGTCAGGCTCTGATGAAAGCCGGAGCACAAATCGATGCTCAAAATGAAAAAGGAGAGACTCCTCTCATTCTTGCTGCAAAAGAAGGTAATAATGAATTTGTCGGGGTACTTGTAGAACATCTTACTAACGTGAATCTGGCGGATAACTTCCAGCATACGGCTTTATATTATGCCAGTGAACGCGGCTATAACGAAATTGTAGAAATCCTGTTAATGGCAGGAGCCGAAGGATAGCTTATAAACATTTAATATTATTAATACTTCAATTATATGTCAAAACAAAAAGAAACACCTCAAAATCTCGAGGAAATGGTAAAAACCGCACAAGAAGCTGCAGTAAAAGAAGCAATAGAACAAGCACAGGCAATATACGGAAGCATTCCGGGACTACAAATGCCGGATATGGGAAATATGCAGGAACAAATTATGGCTCAAATGAAAACCGATGTTTCCAATATCGATGAAATACAGGCACAACAAGCGGCAATTATGAAAGCCGCAGGAATTGACATAGAGACTATAGCAAGCCAGTCAATGGAATATGCCCATCAGGTGGCACAGGATCTTAATAATATGAATGAATTTGATGAAGAGTGGACAATCAACAGATCCAACGAGGGAAAACTGAACAAAGAACAACTCCGTTTGCTGGCTTTTGGAGCACCTCTGTTAGTATATAATGATGAAAAAATAGACACCATCGACTGCGAAAGCGACAGTGACACTATTAAATACATACTCAAAGAATGGTGGGATGTGACAGACCATAAAAGTACGGCGGAAATTGTAAAATGGTTGCTCGAGGAAGGAGTTCATGCCGAAGCAGACAACGTATTAGCGGACATTCATAAACGGGGAGTGGAAAATATACCTGCAGAGGAACGCTATGATGAAGAAAACAAAATGGGAGATGCGTGCCTGATCGTAGAAAGCATATTAAAGAACGGCTGGTGTCCTGTCGGGAAATTACCTCAGAGCACCGTTGCATGGGATCTGGTACGTGCCGTGAATTTAGGCCGTTGGGCATACCTTTGTGATTATATCAATGAAGATGAAATGTGGCAGGTGATGCAGATAACAG encodes:
- a CDS encoding DUF1266 domain-containing protein translates to MSKQKETPQNLEEMVKTAQEAAVKEAIEQAQAIYGSIPGLQMPDMGNMQEQIMAQMKTDVSNIDEIQAQQAAIMKAAGIDIETIASQSMEYAHQVAQDLNNMNEFDEEWTINRSNEGKLNKEQLRLLAFGAPLLVYNDEKIDTIDCESDSDTIKYILKEWWDVTDHKSTAEIVKWLLEEGVHAEADNVLADIHKRGVENIPAEERYDEENKMGDACLIVESILKNGWCPVGKLPQSTVAWDLVRAVNLGRWAYLCDYINEDEMWQVMQITADTAQKYFSSWEEYGRSFVIGRGIWHGEPQDCESAHEIVTLLLENEESPWKLVNWEK